The following proteins come from a genomic window of Iamia sp. SCSIO 61187:
- the rnc gene encoding ribonuclease III: MSASDTVPPVAPLADRIGYSFVDPGLLEIAMCHRSWCAENAGGTSNERLEFLGDAVLGAVVAEELYRRFPDADEGWLSRARATVVRATTLAETAEELGLGAVVRLGKGEEATGGREKPSILADALEAVIGAVHLDGGRDASRAAVMTFLGDRIRSASGEPGHLDDKSRLQEHVSRVLREVVSYRVTDTGPEHDKTFTAIARISGTPWGEGTGRSKKQAEQLAARAAYDALLAAHPPAPVLAAGQADPPTEALAAGEADPPTETTATAEDPSAPTEKTDDA; the protein is encoded by the coding sequence CTGAGCGCGAGCGACACGGTCCCCCCGGTCGCGCCGCTGGCCGACCGCATCGGGTACTCCTTCGTCGACCCCGGGCTGCTCGAGATCGCCATGTGCCACCGCTCGTGGTGCGCCGAGAACGCCGGCGGGACGTCGAACGAGCGCCTCGAGTTCCTGGGTGACGCCGTGCTCGGCGCCGTCGTGGCCGAGGAGCTGTACCGCAGGTTCCCCGACGCCGACGAGGGCTGGCTGTCGCGCGCCCGGGCCACGGTCGTCCGGGCCACCACCCTGGCCGAGACGGCCGAGGAGCTCGGCCTGGGTGCCGTCGTCCGCCTGGGCAAGGGCGAGGAGGCCACCGGCGGGCGGGAGAAGCCGTCGATCCTGGCCGACGCCCTCGAGGCCGTCATCGGCGCCGTCCACCTCGACGGCGGTCGCGACGCCTCCCGGGCCGCCGTCATGACGTTCCTCGGCGATCGCATCCGGAGCGCGTCGGGCGAGCCCGGCCACCTCGACGACAAGAGCCGGCTCCAGGAGCACGTCAGCCGGGTGCTGCGCGAGGTCGTCTCCTACCGCGTCACCGACACCGGCCCCGAGCACGACAAGACCTTCACCGCCATCGCCCGCATCAGCGGCACCCCCTGGGGCGAGGGCACGGGCCGGTCCAAGAAGCAGGCCGAGCAGCTCGCGGCCCGCGCCGCCTACGACGCGCTGCTCGCCGCCCACCCGCCCGCCCCGGTGCTCGCCGCCGGCCAGGCCGATCCGCCCACCGAGGCGCTCGCCGCCGGCGAGGCCGATCCCCCCACCGAGACCACCGCAACGGCCGAGGACCCCTCGGCCCCGACTGAGAAGACCGACGATGCCTGA
- a CDS encoding Fpg/Nei family DNA glycosylase, translating to MPELPEMETLRRDLDREVGGKRVKTTEVTGRTAMGAVPKKQLIERLDGVKVSGADRRGLILTLKLDSGELLVLDIREGGHLRKTTPKEEVAKGTQVVISFTQGGQLRMVDTTGKMKIWVATPDELLEQEPILTQLGLDPVVEPISWTTFGHLLLSRAQPIKSFLMDPTAVVGIGPIYSDEIIWQAGLRHDRESNRLTSQEMRRLYRALVETLHDGAKHRGTTLGEDGYYDLAGKPGGFQEYLEVYERAGKACSRCRGTITKVKFAKANLFMCPDCQV from the coding sequence ATGCCTGAGCTGCCCGAGATGGAGACCCTCCGACGCGACCTCGACCGCGAGGTCGGGGGCAAGCGGGTCAAGACCACGGAGGTGACGGGGCGGACGGCCATGGGCGCCGTCCCCAAGAAGCAGCTCATCGAGCGCCTCGACGGCGTGAAGGTCAGCGGCGCCGACCGCCGCGGGCTGATCCTCACCCTCAAGCTCGACAGCGGTGAGCTGCTCGTCCTCGACATCCGCGAGGGCGGCCACCTCCGCAAGACCACCCCCAAGGAGGAGGTGGCCAAGGGCACCCAGGTCGTCATCTCCTTCACCCAGGGCGGCCAGCTGCGCATGGTCGACACCACGGGGAAGATGAAGATCTGGGTCGCCACCCCCGACGAGCTGCTCGAGCAGGAGCCGATCCTCACCCAGCTGGGCCTCGACCCCGTCGTCGAGCCCATCTCGTGGACGACCTTCGGGCACCTGCTGCTCAGCCGGGCCCAGCCCATCAAGAGCTTCCTGATGGACCCGACCGCCGTGGTCGGCATCGGCCCGATCTACTCCGACGAGATCATCTGGCAGGCCGGCCTCCGCCACGACCGCGAGTCCAACCGCCTCACGTCCCAGGAGATGCGCCGCCTGTACCGCGCCCTGGTCGAGACGCTCCACGACGGGGCCAAGCACCGCGGCACCACCCTGGGCGAGGACGGCTACTACGACCTCGCCGGCAAGCCCGGCGGGTTCCAGGAGTACCTCGAGGTCTACGAGCGGGCCGGCAAGGCGTGCAGCCGGTGCCGGGGCACCATCACCAAGGTGAAGTTCGCCAAGGCCAACCTGTTCATGTGCCCCGACTGCCAGGTCTGA
- the smc gene encoding chromosome segregation protein SMC: MFLKTLTLKGFKSFADATALEMEPGVTVVVGPNGSGKSNVVDAIAWVLGAQAPSAVRSQKMDDVIFAGTAKRPALGRAEVSLTIDNSAGLLPIDFGEVTITRTLWRSGDSDYAINGVPCRMLDIQELLSDSGVGRQQHVIISQGQIDAVLNARPEDRRLIIEEAAGILKFRRRKEKAERRLAGTEANLLRLQDLLREVRRQLRPLERQAEAARRHESLVEELGALRLFLAGHELRRLRTRLEAAERTRRDLRAGESDAKAQLSQLDALVVATETRLSALGGDDLGDDLARCEALRERARGLSAVLAERRRGLERQRGASVDQAVIASLEADAARLDAELEAVESERARLAPDAEALAEAEAVLAAERERFAEEWGDDAGGAEQAWAEAGGVGVSRAAEVRGELTAVRSSVERWEQERRRVAERIDALAAKAARLDQEAERLRGELAEAEAAEGTLVEESDVAVARRAEVETAAEAAEERRRTADAERHRWAARADALGLALDEARARAGAERLAGVSGVLGTLLDLVAVDEGWEAAFEAAAGAALGAVVVDGVEGARRALETLAAGELAGAVVPLTSASGPARDASDAIRDGEALRPHVRAVAPGVEGLLDALVGSAVVVDAWPDAVDAVLAAPGTVVVTRAGDRFAPDGWRVGAAGSGATGAALAEAQERAAAAAAEADAAATEVGELRRLLTEARTAETEASRALDRNDSRLVAAGDALQRTDADRRDLATEAASLQTHAGELDERVARDGERLAALEAELPGLEADEARRADRARAAADARSRIDDRAGSVAALRGDLEVRAASIEERTQFLTGRRADIEERLSRHSAERTEAEARRTGLERQEQAVTRLAAVVAARSEEVEVALASLRERRRQQSDAARAVAAELEGTRARRVEAEKGLGETRERLQRAELDISELTVRIESAVEAMRRDLDADPDTALAAPEPTVPEGATVAGRVRDLERELRLLGPINPLALEEFTALQERHEHVEAQLDDVKSARRDLAKVIRAVDAEIVSVFASAYADVEGNFRHLFETLFPGGQGRLALTSPEDLLGTGVEIEAKPSGKNVKKLSLLSGGERSLTALAYLFAVFRARPSPFYVMDEVEAALDDVNLHRFLGLVAEFRADAQLIIVSHQKRTMEAADLLYGVTMQPGGSSKVISEKANAAT; this comes from the coding sequence GTGTTCCTCAAGACGCTCACCCTCAAGGGCTTCAAGTCCTTCGCCGACGCCACCGCCCTGGAGATGGAGCCGGGCGTCACCGTCGTCGTCGGCCCCAACGGCAGCGGCAAGTCCAACGTCGTCGACGCCATCGCCTGGGTGCTGGGCGCCCAGGCGCCGAGCGCGGTGCGCAGCCAGAAGATGGACGACGTCATCTTCGCCGGGACGGCCAAGCGCCCGGCCCTGGGGCGGGCCGAGGTCAGCCTGACCATCGACAACAGCGCCGGTCTGCTCCCGATCGACTTCGGCGAGGTCACCATCACCCGCACCCTGTGGCGCTCGGGCGACAGCGACTACGCCATCAACGGAGTCCCGTGCCGGATGCTCGACATCCAGGAGCTCCTGTCGGACTCGGGCGTCGGCCGCCAGCAGCACGTCATCATCTCGCAGGGCCAGATCGACGCCGTGCTGAACGCCCGCCCCGAGGACCGCCGGCTCATCATCGAGGAGGCGGCCGGGATCTTGAAGTTCCGGCGCCGCAAGGAGAAGGCCGAGCGCCGCCTCGCCGGCACCGAGGCCAACCTCCTCCGCCTCCAGGACCTGCTCCGCGAGGTGCGCCGCCAGCTCCGGCCCCTCGAGCGCCAGGCGGAGGCGGCGCGCCGCCACGAGTCGCTGGTCGAGGAGCTGGGCGCCCTGCGCCTGTTCCTCGCCGGCCACGAGCTGCGGCGCCTGCGCACCCGCCTGGAGGCGGCCGAGCGGACCCGGCGCGACCTGCGCGCCGGCGAGTCCGACGCCAAGGCCCAGCTGAGCCAGCTCGACGCCCTCGTGGTGGCCACCGAGACCCGGCTCTCCGCCCTCGGTGGCGACGACCTGGGTGACGACCTGGCCCGGTGCGAGGCCCTGCGCGAGCGGGCCCGGGGCCTGTCGGCCGTCCTGGCCGAGCGCCGCCGCGGGCTGGAGCGCCAGCGGGGGGCGTCGGTCGACCAGGCCGTGATCGCCTCGCTCGAGGCCGATGCCGCCCGCCTCGACGCCGAGCTGGAGGCCGTCGAGTCCGAGCGGGCCCGCCTGGCCCCCGACGCCGAGGCGCTGGCCGAGGCCGAGGCCGTGTTGGCGGCGGAGCGGGAGCGCTTCGCCGAGGAGTGGGGCGACGACGCCGGCGGGGCCGAGCAGGCGTGGGCCGAGGCCGGCGGCGTCGGCGTCAGCCGGGCCGCCGAGGTCCGGGGCGAGCTCACCGCGGTGCGGTCGTCGGTCGAGCGGTGGGAGCAGGAGCGCCGGCGCGTCGCCGAGCGCATCGACGCCCTCGCCGCCAAGGCCGCCCGCCTCGACCAGGAGGCCGAACGGCTGCGGGGCGAGCTGGCCGAGGCCGAGGCCGCCGAGGGCACCCTCGTCGAGGAGTCCGACGTCGCCGTCGCCCGCCGGGCCGAGGTCGAGACCGCCGCCGAGGCCGCCGAGGAGCGCCGTCGCACCGCCGACGCCGAGCGCCACCGCTGGGCCGCCCGGGCCGACGCCCTCGGCCTGGCCCTCGACGAGGCCCGGGCCCGGGCCGGAGCCGAGCGCCTCGCGGGCGTCAGCGGCGTGCTGGGCACGCTGCTCGACCTGGTCGCCGTGGACGAGGGCTGGGAGGCGGCCTTCGAGGCCGCCGCCGGCGCCGCCCTCGGTGCGGTCGTGGTCGACGGGGTCGAGGGGGCTCGGCGCGCCCTCGAGACCCTGGCCGCCGGCGAGCTGGCCGGTGCCGTCGTCCCCCTCACCTCGGCGTCCGGTCCCGCCCGGGATGCCTCGGACGCGATCCGCGACGGCGAGGCGCTGCGGCCGCACGTGCGGGCGGTGGCGCCCGGCGTCGAGGGTCTGCTCGACGCGCTCGTGGGGTCCGCCGTCGTCGTCGACGCCTGGCCCGACGCCGTCGACGCCGTGCTCGCCGCCCCCGGCACCGTGGTCGTCACCCGGGCCGGTGACCGCTTCGCCCCCGACGGGTGGCGGGTCGGGGCCGCCGGCTCGGGGGCCACCGGCGCCGCCCTGGCCGAGGCCCAGGAGCGGGCGGCCGCCGCCGCCGCCGAGGCCGACGCCGCCGCCACCGAGGTCGGCGAGCTCCGGCGCCTCCTGACCGAGGCCCGCACCGCCGAGACCGAGGCCAGCCGGGCGCTCGATCGCAACGACAGCCGCCTCGTCGCGGCCGGGGACGCCCTCCAGCGCACCGACGCCGACCGCCGGGACCTGGCCACCGAGGCGGCGTCGCTCCAGACCCACGCCGGCGAGCTCGACGAGCGGGTGGCCCGCGACGGCGAGCGCCTCGCCGCCCTCGAGGCCGAGCTGCCCGGGCTCGAGGCCGACGAGGCCCGCCGGGCCGACCGGGCCCGCGCCGCGGCCGACGCCCGGTCCCGCATCGACGACCGGGCCGGATCGGTCGCCGCCCTGCGGGGCGACCTCGAGGTCCGGGCCGCGAGCATCGAGGAGCGCACCCAGTTCCTCACCGGTCGCCGGGCCGACATCGAGGAGCGCCTCTCCCGCCACAGCGCCGAGCGCACCGAGGCCGAGGCCCGCCGGACGGGGCTCGAGCGCCAGGAGCAGGCCGTCACCCGGCTGGCCGCGGTGGTGGCCGCCCGGTCCGAGGAGGTCGAGGTCGCCCTGGCCTCCCTGCGCGAGCGTCGTCGTCAGCAGTCCGACGCCGCCCGGGCCGTCGCCGCCGAGCTCGAGGGGACGCGGGCTCGGCGGGTCGAGGCCGAGAAGGGCCTGGGCGAGACCCGCGAGCGCCTGCAGCGGGCCGAGCTCGACATCTCGGAGCTGACCGTCCGCATCGAGTCCGCTGTCGAGGCCATGCGCCGGGACCTCGACGCCGACCCCGACACCGCCCTCGCCGCCCCCGAGCCGACGGTCCCCGAGGGGGCCACCGTCGCCGGTCGGGTGCGAGACCTCGAGCGCGAGCTGCGCCTGCTGGGGCCGATCAACCCGCTGGCGCTGGAGGAGTTCACCGCCCTCCAGGAGCGCCACGAGCACGTCGAGGCCCAGCTCGACGACGTGAAGTCCGCCCGGCGTGACCTGGCCAAGGTCATCCGGGCCGTCGACGCCGAGATCGTCTCGGTCTTCGCGTCGGCCTACGCCGACGTCGAGGGCAACTTCCGCCACCTCTTCGAGACGCTCTTCCCCGGCGGCCAGGGGCGCCTGGCGCTGACCTCCCCCGAGGACCTCCTCGGCACCGGCGTCGAGATCGAGGCCAAGCCCTCGGGCAAGAACGTCAAGAAGCTGTCGCTGCTCTCGGGCGGGGAGCGGTCGCTGACCGCCCTCGCCTACCTGTTCGCCGTGTTCCGGGCCCGGCCCTCGCCCTTCTACGTGATGGACGAGGTCGAGGCCGCCCTCGACGACGTGAACCTCCACCGCTTCCTCGGCCTGGTCGCCGAGTTCCGGGCCGACGCCCAGCTGATCATCGTCAGCCACCAGAAGCGCACCATGGAGGCCGCCGACCTCCTCTACGGCGTCACCATGCAGCCCGGCGGCAGCAGCAAGGTGATCAGCGAGAAGGCCAACGCCGCCACCTGA
- a CDS encoding acyl carrier protein, translated as MTRQEVFELIRDRLVDILEIDASEVHEGDSFADDLEADSLALIELVEALEEEIGERTVGFRIEDEDLEDLKTVRDAVDYVHSRVGGDAS; from the coding sequence ATGACTCGTCAAGAGGTGTTCGAGCTCATCCGTGACCGGCTGGTGGACATCCTGGAGATCGACGCCTCCGAGGTCCACGAGGGCGACTCCTTCGCCGACGACCTCGAGGCCGACTCGCTGGCCCTGATCGAGCTGGTCGAGGCCCTCGAGGAGGAGATCGGCGAGCGCACCGTCGGCTTCCGGATCGAGGACGAGGACCTCGAAGACCTCAAGACCGTCCGCGACGCCGTGGACTACGTGCACAGCCGGGTGGGCGGCGACGCGTCCTGA
- the rpmF gene encoding 50S ribosomal protein L32: protein MAVPKKKTSKSKSRSRRASAWRLDAPPRSTCSRCGAVKLPHRVCGNCGFYKDRQAIDVD, encoded by the coding sequence ATGGCCGTCCCCAAGAAGAAGACCTCCAAGTCCAAGAGCCGCAGTCGTCGGGCCAGCGCCTGGCGCCTCGACGCTCCGCCGCGGAGCACCTGCTCGCGCTGCGGCGCGGTGAAGCTGCCCCACCGGGTGTGCGGCAACTGCGGCTTCTACAAGGACCGCCAGGCCATCGACGTCGACTGA
- the plsX gene encoding phosphate acyltransferase PlsX: MDLPAPIAVDAMGGDKAPDEIVAGAERAASELGLPIVLVGDPDRLSTSLEVVPASEVIKMHDDPGKAVRRKKDSSLVRAAEAVRDGRASAMVSAGNTGATFGAALLRMGRIRGVARPAIATPLPRPGHDVPLVLLDAGANADAQAEWLVQFAQMGAVFARDRLGIDAPEVGLLSIGEEPGKGDTLRKETYALLDDPAWTEACGARFVGNVEGRDLMFPGVDVVVTDGFTGNVALKTLEGAMRSLVGAILGAFDTDDATRAAGDALMPALLPLYGQLDPDATGGAMLLGVDGVCIISHGSSSATAIVNACRVAAESVTSDLVGKLTTALAPA, from the coding sequence GTGGACCTCCCCGCACCCATCGCCGTCGATGCGATGGGGGGTGACAAGGCCCCCGACGAGATCGTGGCCGGCGCCGAGCGCGCTGCGTCCGAGCTGGGCCTGCCGATCGTGCTGGTCGGCGACCCCGACCGGCTGAGCACCTCGCTCGAGGTCGTCCCCGCCTCCGAGGTCATCAAGATGCACGACGACCCGGGCAAGGCCGTCCGCCGCAAGAAGGACTCGTCGCTGGTCCGGGCGGCCGAGGCCGTCCGCGACGGCCGGGCCTCGGCCATGGTCAGCGCCGGCAACACCGGGGCGACCTTCGGCGCCGCCCTGCTGCGGATGGGCCGGATCAGGGGCGTGGCCCGCCCGGCCATCGCCACGCCGCTGCCCCGCCCCGGCCACGACGTCCCCCTCGTGCTGCTCGACGCCGGGGCCAACGCCGACGCCCAGGCCGAGTGGCTGGTGCAGTTCGCCCAGATGGGCGCCGTGTTCGCCCGCGACCGCCTCGGCATCGACGCCCCCGAGGTCGGGCTGCTCTCGATCGGCGAGGAGCCCGGCAAGGGCGACACCCTCCGCAAGGAGACCTACGCCCTGCTCGACGACCCGGCCTGGACCGAGGCCTGCGGCGCCCGCTTCGTCGGCAACGTCGAGGGGCGGGACCTGATGTTCCCCGGCGTCGACGTGGTCGTCACCGACGGCTTCACCGGCAACGTCGCCCTCAAGACCCTGGAGGGGGCCATGCGGTCCCTGGTCGGGGCCATCCTGGGCGCCTTCGACACCGACGACGCCACCCGCGCCGCCGGTGACGCCCTCATGCCGGCGCTGCTGCCGCTCTACGGCCAGCTCGACCCCGACGCCACGGGTGGGGCCATGCTCCTCGGTGTCGACGGCGTGTGCATCATCAGCCACGGCTCGTCGTCGGCCACGGCCATCGTGAACGCCTGCCGGGTCGCGGCCGAGTCCGTCACCTCCGACCTGGTCGGCAAGCTCACCACCGCCCTCGCCCCCGCCTGA
- a CDS encoding DivIVA domain-containing protein, producing MTFNDDLPTAGEASGQHPQATRRRSRDPLAGPEADALLRRAADLVASARPMPLSSSVMINRDEVLDLLGEAIDRLPDELRQARWLLKEREDFLARVQGEGDEILDQASAKAEAMVQRTEVVKAAEQRAKRIVEEAQDEARRLRHECEDFCDQRLAQFEIVLNRTMKMVHAGREKLNAAPMAAPADSRDDDGTDEVAAVPMAPTDVPHGGFGKPPAQATVPPGGDAPFFDQDDG from the coding sequence ATGACGTTCAACGACGACCTGCCCACCGCCGGGGAGGCCAGTGGCCAGCACCCGCAGGCGACGCGACGCCGCTCGCGGGACCCGCTCGCCGGACCCGAGGCCGACGCCCTGCTGCGCCGGGCCGCGGACCTGGTCGCCTCGGCCCGACCCATGCCGCTGTCGTCGTCGGTGATGATCAACCGGGACGAGGTGCTCGACCTGCTGGGCGAGGCCATCGACCGCCTGCCCGACGAGCTCCGCCAGGCCCGCTGGCTGCTGAAGGAGCGCGAGGACTTCCTGGCCCGCGTGCAGGGCGAGGGCGACGAGATCCTCGACCAGGCCAGCGCCAAGGCCGAGGCCATGGTCCAGCGCACCGAGGTGGTCAAGGCCGCCGAGCAGCGCGCCAAGCGGATCGTCGAGGAGGCCCAGGACGAGGCCCGTCGGCTGCGCCACGAGTGCGAGGACTTCTGCGACCAGCGCCTGGCCCAGTTCGAGATCGTGCTGAACCGGACCATGAAGATGGTCCACGCCGGGCGCGAGAAGCTGAACGCGGCACCGATGGCCGCCCCGGCCGACAGCCGTGACGACGACGGCACCGACGAGGTCGCCGCCGTGCCCATGGCCCCGACCGACGTCCCCCACGGCGGGTTCGGCAAGCCGCCGGCCCAGGCCACCGTCCCCCCGGGTGGTGACGCGCCCTTCTTCGACCAGGACGACGGGTGA
- a CDS encoding DUF177 domain-containing protein, translating into MSRLRTLEHIADVRRRPGTQRPVVRTFPAEALGPLGTSTATVPPDGEITLDATVEAAGLDIVLAGTATAPWEGECRRCLRSVVGTVEVDLREIFSPHPVEGETWPVEHDSIDLGPVIHDAVLLSLPLVPLCAEDCAGPDPERFPARVEGDPALEERDDEDEAAPTPLADPRWSALDDLRFD; encoded by the coding sequence GTGAGCCGGCTCCGCACCCTGGAGCACATCGCCGACGTCCGCCGCCGGCCCGGCACCCAGCGCCCGGTCGTCCGCACCTTCCCGGCCGAGGCCCTGGGGCCCCTGGGCACCTCGACCGCCACCGTCCCGCCCGACGGCGAGATCACCCTCGACGCCACCGTCGAGGCCGCCGGGCTCGACATCGTCCTGGCCGGCACGGCCACCGCCCCCTGGGAGGGGGAGTGCCGCCGCTGCCTCCGGTCCGTCGTCGGGACCGTCGAGGTCGACCTCCGGGAGATCTTCTCCCCGCACCCCGTCGAGGGCGAGACCTGGCCGGTCGAGCACGACAGCATCGACCTGGGGCCGGTCATCCACGACGCTGTGCTGCTCAGCCTGCCGCTGGTGCCGCTGTGCGCCGAGGACTGCGCCGGACCGGACCCCGAGCGCTTCCCCGCCCGGGTCGAGGGCGACCCCGCCCTCGAGGAGCGCGACGACGAGGACGAGGCGGCCCCGACGCCCTTGGCCGACCCGCGGTGGTCGGCCCTCGACGACCTGCGCTTCGACTGA
- the coaD gene encoding pantetheine-phosphate adenylyltransferase, whose translation MTTVLYPGSFDPVHNGHIEIIEVAAGLFDDVVVAALRNPQKGEPMFDVDERTKMLEESTSHLPNVRIVGFSKLVVEVAQEVGADFIIKGLRAVSDFESEMHQAHMNLAISGVHSVFIPSATEHSFVASKLIREIARFGGDVTSMVPTPVTQRLAERFGR comes from the coding sequence GTGACCACGGTCCTCTACCCGGGGTCGTTCGACCCCGTCCACAACGGCCACATCGAGATCATCGAGGTCGCCGCCGGGCTGTTCGACGACGTGGTGGTGGCCGCCCTGCGCAACCCGCAGAAGGGCGAGCCCATGTTCGACGTGGACGAGCGCACCAAGATGCTCGAGGAGTCGACCAGCCACCTGCCCAACGTGCGCATCGTCGGGTTCTCCAAGCTCGTGGTCGAGGTGGCCCAGGAGGTCGGGGCCGACTTCATCATCAAGGGCCTGCGGGCCGTCTCCGACTTCGAGTCGGAGATGCACCAGGCCCACATGAACCTGGCCATCTCCGGGGTGCACAGCGTGTTCATCCCGTCGGCCACCGAGCACTCGTTCGTGGCGTCGAAGCTGATCCGCGAGATCGCCCGGTTCGGCGGCGACGTGACCTCGATGGTGCCGACCCCGGTGACCCAGCGACTCGCAGAGAGGTTCGGACGATGA